A genomic region of Runella rosea contains the following coding sequences:
- a CDS encoding RNA polymerase sigma factor, producing the protein MVNPSLTDETLWQRLKLGDELAFSVLFERYYRSLINYGNSLSSYPERVQDCVQDVFVNLWLYRNTLSDNVVIKAYLLSSVRKRIARLHERDTIFRQTAPLDAVQFSLDFSIEDQLIADEETSAQVSQLNRLINALPPRQKEALYLRYHQGLTIEQIGEMLDINHQSVSNLLHRCIQHLRKEWKGDLTLLFLLFSRIL; encoded by the coding sequence GTGGTAAACCCCTCACTCACTGACGAAACTCTCTGGCAGCGCCTCAAATTAGGCGATGAATTGGCTTTCTCTGTCTTGTTTGAGCGGTATTATCGTTCATTGATTAACTACGGAAATTCGTTGAGTTCTTACCCCGAACGGGTGCAGGATTGCGTTCAGGATGTGTTTGTAAACCTTTGGCTTTACCGCAACACCCTGAGCGACAATGTGGTAATCAAAGCCTACCTGCTCTCAAGCGTCAGGAAGCGCATTGCCCGTTTGCACGAGCGTGATACTATTTTTCGCCAAACTGCGCCGTTGGATGCTGTGCAATTTTCGTTGGATTTTTCCATTGAAGACCAACTCATTGCCGACGAAGAAACCTCGGCTCAGGTTTCTCAGCTCAATCGACTGATTAACGCCTTACCTCCCCGGCAAAAAGAAGCGCTCTATCTCCGCTACCATCAGGGGCTAACGATTGAGCAAATCGGTGAGATGCTCGATATCAATCACCAGTCGGTTTCCAATCTACTTCACCGTTGCATCCAACACCTCCGCAAAGAATGGAAGGGTGATTTAACGCTTCTTTTTCTGCTCTTTTCGAGAATACTTTAA